In one Lolium rigidum isolate FL_2022 chromosome 3, APGP_CSIRO_Lrig_0.1, whole genome shotgun sequence genomic region, the following are encoded:
- the LOC124695252 gene encoding uncharacterized protein LOC124695252, whose translation MEEELPRLLVDLRNEWAVQSLVLFSFALQVFLLMFAWIRRHSVSTFARLLLWLAYQLADSTALFTLGHLSISSKLPEHQLVAFWAPFLLVHLGGQDTISAYSFEDNRLWLRHLETLVLQVLAAAYVLYKYMPSSETLVIAAAVLIFVVGILKYGERIWALRCASFDNMWSSFDQSDASARESQSDILLRQVLERRFFMREDAEVILMGAHGMFDVCKGLFIGIRTERSKYMSDVLRSFQMYGRLDKLMEMELSLMYDIVYTKASVIHTWYGWRIRIISLIATVAACCLFQLSNKHGHDKKDVAITYVLLVGALILEVISMARALMSTWTRVLLNQKNWPRLYYELQSVRHLLRATRHRRWSGYLGQFNLFQSVAHDAVKPMTGMSTARFLGLELLVEQWWDELHHSQSTELSESIKEMVLREILEMGNRREDIGSKPGLETLERLLLDECVSWSIRDMEFEDSIMAWHIASEICMFNDHSNKASLLDAIRVLSNYMMFLLVLRPYMLPGPVRRSRYVHLRDELHGVMQIATGDSAEERRRWALRKGLSAHMNSLDPPAHYDTGVRLGDVLCRRHDRLDVIFKVWVEMLCYVANHCSRESHARQLSCGGELVTIVWLMARHANLS comes from the coding sequence ATGGAGGAGGAGCTTCCGAGGCTGTTGGTGGACCTTAGGAATGAATGGGCAGTGCAAAGTCTGGTCCTTTTTAGCTTCGCACTGCAAGTATTTCTGCTCATGTTCGCTTGGATCCGTCGGCACAGCGTGTCTACTTTCGCAAGGTTGCTCCTGTGGCTGGCTTACCAGCTGGCCGACTCTACAGCACTCTTCACTCTTGGGCACCTTTCAATTAGCAGCAAGCTGCCGGAGCACCAGCTGGTGGCGTTCTGGGCCCCATTCCTGCTGGTGCATCTCGGCGGGCAGGACACCATCAGCGCCTACTCCTTCGAGGACAACCGGCTGTGGTTGCGGCACCTTGAGACTCTTGTCTTGCAGGTGTTGGCAGCTGCCTATGTCCTCTACAAGTATATGCCCAGCAGCGAGACGTTGGTCATAGCTGCCGCCGTCTTGATTTTTGTTGTCGGTATTCTCAAGTATGGGGAGAGGATCTGGGCGCTGAGATGCGCCAGCTTTGACAACATGTGGAGCTCTTTTGACCAGTCGGATGCCAGCGCTCGTGAAAGCCAAAGTGACATCCTTCTCCGCCAAGTACTGGAAAGAAGGTTCTTCATGAGAGAGGACGCGGAGGTGATTCTGATGGGAGCTCACGGCATGTTCGATGTATGCAAGGGACTATTCATCGGCATCCGGACAGAGCGTTCCAAGTATATGAGCGACGTCTTGCGGTCCTTCCAAATGTATGGCCGCCTGGACAAGTTGATGGAGATGGAGCTATCCCTCATGTATGACATCGTCTACACAAAGGCCAGCGTGATCCACACATGGTATGGATGGCGCATCCGTATCATTTCACTGATTGCCACGGTTGCTGCCTGCTGTCTGTTTCAGCTCAGCAACAAGCATGGCCACGACAAGAAAGACGTGGCCATCACCTACGTCTTGTTGGTTGGGGCCTTGATCCTGGAGGTGATATCCATGGCGAGGGCGCTCATGTCCACCTGGACACGTGTCCTGTTGAACCAAAAGAACTGGCCCCGGCTCTACTACGAGCTTCAGTCTGTCCGGCACCTTCTTAGGGCTACAAGGCATAGGAGGTGGTCAGGTTATCTAGGGCAGTTCAACTTATTCCAATCTGTCGCCCATGACGCAGTGAAGCCGATGACTGGCATGTCGACGGCAAGGTTTCTGGGTCTGGAGCTCTTGGTGGAGCAATGGTGGGACGAACTGCACCACTCTCAGTCCACCGAGCTTTCAGAGTCTATCAAGGAGATGGTCCTGAGAGAGATACTTGAGATGGGAAATCGTCGTGAGGACATTGGCTCAAAGCCGGGTCTGGAGACACTAGAACGTTTGTTGCTGGACGAGTGTGTCAGCTGGAGCATCCGAGACATGGAGTTTGAGGACAGCATTATGGCCTGGCATATCGCTAGCGAGATCTGCATGTTCAATGACCACAGCAACAAGGCAAGTCTGCTAGATGCGATCAGGGTGCTCTCCAACTACATGATGTTTCTCCTTGTGCTACGACCCTACATGCTGCCCGGACCTGTCCGGCGCAGCCGCTACGTCCATCTCCGTGACGAGCTGCATGGGGTGATGCAGATTGCGACAGGAGACTCGGCCGAAGAGCGACGTAGGTGGGCACTTCGGAAGGGGTTATCTGCTCATATGAATTCCTTAGATCCTCCTGCACATTACGACACCGGAGTAAGACTTGGCGATGTGCTCTGCCGCCGACACGACAGGCTGGACGTGATCTTCAAAGTGTGGGTAGAGATGTTGTGCTATGTGGCCAACCACTGCAGTAGAGAGTCCCACGCCAGGCAGCTCAGCTGTGGTGGTGAACTCGTTACCATAGTGTGGCTTATGGCAAGGCATGCCAACTTGTCTTAA